A DNA window from Brenneria izadpanahii contains the following coding sequences:
- the glgX gene encoding glycogen debranching protein GlgX, whose translation MTVLQAGSPTPLGSSFDGEGVNFALFSAEAERVELCLFDERQQERRLELTARSGDIWHGYLPGARPGLRYGFRVDGPFEPAQGLRFNPHKLLLDPCARRLDGWIVDDACLQGGVEQRDERDSAAVMAKCVVIAEDYDWQDDRYPQTPWSRTVIYEAHVRGLTQLHPDIPAAARGSYAALGHPAVIDYLQRLGVTALELLPVQQHADEPRLQQMGLRNYWGYNVLLPFAVDNGLASGEDALNEFRDAVKALHRAGIEVILDVVFNHSAELDVEGPTLSLRGIDNRSYYWLGEQGEYHNWTGCGNALRLNHPAVIDWVMSCLRFWREACRVDGFRFDLATLLGRTPDFNPSAPLLMAMKNDRRLQGCKLIAEPWDLGAGGYQLGQFPAPFAEWSDRYRDDMRRFWLHGDIPLGVFARRFAASSDIFQHHDRLPFASVNKLTAHDGFTLRDLVSFNHKRNQANGENNRDGADNNYSNNHGAEGLDADEETLLRRRASQRALLTTLLLSQGTPMLLAGDEQGHSQQGNNNAYCQDNELTWLHWDEADRALVEFTAGLLRLRRAIPALQQDGWWQEGDSAVQWLDINGQPLTPRQWEQGERQLQILLSERWLLLINANAHAGDFTLPPGQWKVASPFNEEDYRPGDGVWQGNAQAVCILTK comes from the coding sequence TGCAAGCGGGCAGTCCAACCCCCTTGGGTTCGAGTTTTGATGGCGAAGGCGTTAATTTCGCGCTGTTTTCGGCAGAGGCCGAACGGGTGGAGTTGTGTCTGTTTGATGAGCGCCAGCAGGAGCGGCGGCTGGAATTAACCGCGCGCAGCGGCGATATCTGGCACGGCTATCTGCCCGGCGCCAGGCCGGGATTACGCTATGGCTTTCGGGTGGACGGCCCTTTTGAACCCGCGCAAGGCTTGCGTTTTAACCCGCATAAGCTGCTGCTCGATCCCTGCGCCCGCCGCTTGGACGGCTGGATTGTGGATGACGCCTGCCTGCAAGGCGGCGTCGAACAGCGTGATGAGCGCGACAGCGCGGCGGTGATGGCCAAGTGCGTCGTCATCGCCGAGGATTACGACTGGCAGGACGACCGCTATCCGCAAACCCCCTGGAGCCGGACCGTGATTTATGAAGCCCATGTGCGCGGGCTGACCCAGCTACACCCCGATATCCCGGCCGCGGCGCGCGGCAGCTATGCGGCGCTGGGGCATCCGGCGGTTATCGACTATTTGCAGCGTTTAGGCGTTACCGCGCTGGAGCTGCTGCCCGTGCAACAACACGCCGACGAACCCCGGCTCCAGCAGATGGGGCTGCGCAACTACTGGGGCTATAACGTGCTGCTGCCGTTCGCGGTGGATAACGGCCTGGCCTCCGGCGAGGATGCGCTGAACGAATTCCGGGATGCGGTCAAGGCGCTGCATCGGGCCGGCATTGAAGTCATTCTGGACGTGGTGTTTAACCACAGCGCCGAGCTGGACGTGGAGGGGCCGACGCTCTCTCTACGCGGTATCGATAACCGCAGCTATTACTGGCTGGGCGAGCAGGGCGAATACCACAACTGGACGGGCTGCGGCAATGCGCTGCGCCTTAATCATCCGGCGGTTATCGATTGGGTGATGAGCTGTCTGCGTTTCTGGCGCGAGGCCTGCCGCGTCGACGGCTTCCGTTTTGATTTGGCGACGCTGCTGGGGCGCACGCCGGATTTCAACCCATCGGCGCCATTGCTTATGGCGATGAAAAACGATCGGCGGCTTCAGGGATGCAAACTGATTGCCGAACCCTGGGATCTGGGCGCCGGCGGCTATCAGCTGGGACAATTCCCCGCGCCGTTCGCCGAATGGAGCGACCGCTATCGTGACGATATGCGCCGCTTCTGGCTGCATGGCGATATTCCGCTTGGCGTGTTCGCCCGCCGTTTCGCCGCCTCCAGCGACATCTTCCAGCATCACGATCGCCTGCCTTTCGCCTCGGTCAACAAACTGACCGCCCATGACGGCTTCACGCTGCGCGACCTGGTGAGCTTTAACCATAAGCGCAATCAGGCCAACGGCGAAAACAACCGCGACGGCGCCGACAACAATTACAGCAATAACCACGGCGCGGAAGGGCTGGATGCCGATGAAGAGACGCTGCTGCGCCGCCGCGCCAGCCAGCGGGCGCTGCTGACGACGCTGCTGCTCTCGCAGGGAACGCCCATGCTGCTGGCGGGAGACGAACAGGGGCACAGTCAGCAGGGCAATAACAATGCCTATTGCCAGGATAACGAACTGACCTGGCTGCACTGGGATGAGGCCGATCGCGCGCTGGTTGAGTTTACCGCCGGGTTACTTCGCCTGCGCCGCGCGATACCGGCGCTGCAGCAGGACGGATGGTGGCAAGAGGGCGATAGCGCCGTGCAATGGCTGGATATCAACGGGCAACCCTTGACGCCGCGCCAATGGGAACAGGGAGAGCGCCAATTACAAATTTTGCTTTCCGAGCGTTGGTTATTGCTGATTAACGCCAACGCGCACGCTGGGGATTTTACTCTGCCGCCGGGACAGTGGAAAGTTGCGTCGCCGTTCAATGAAGAGGATTACCGGCCCGGCGATGGGGTATGGCAAGGGAATGCACAGGCTGTTTGTATCCTTACAAAATAA